A DNA window from Luteolibacter luteus contains the following coding sequences:
- a CDS encoding thrombospondin type 3 repeat-containing protein, which yields MKPVQPSGLPCSLAALLLAALPACGIDWVASDGDFGNPGNWSDGNLPTSGTPVNIANSGTATIELPGAYTIGPLILGNHAGDGSILHSGGVLTTGRMIIGGDDSSNGTGNGHYIITNGTLRSAVDDIWIGSKGGTGTLELSGNAFVSSAGWVVVGRDGASGHLKLSGTSTLEVKSGNLPVGCNSNGFTSTLDVEDSARIDAAGEIWVGWIGNNTNEGIMTMKDHASVSTRNGFVLGREGAKGAVDLSGQSTLNAGGYLVCGANPGGHGELILRDEAHVHANKQVWLGYLGGSGTITVEGGCLSAHASVADDPSGAGIAFHNNGALVLNGGQVSTPGFIKKTGTASLTFNGGTLRATGINTSGGFFANFANEELRIGHDGLLFDTKGFAVEVQQSLTGDGPLTKQGTGSLSLKGSIGHSGNTVVETGTLTLELPILSDSHSVSVSGPSSHLKLPHGQVDRIARLIIDGIVQPAGLYKAPGASGPGTETPVIEGSGSLEVRFGPGQVIFSEWIADHQPAYSFEEDSDGDGLKNGLEHVFGSDPNNFNPAPRMITLATGIAILEHPLAASLAADVSYSHEWSKDLIHWHRSDESDTDGTRVIITPITSGSGIQAQYQLVSGSAMQLFGRVVAHQLTTP from the coding sequence GTGAAACCCGTCCAGCCATCCGGATTACCCTGCAGCCTCGCCGCCCTCTTGCTTGCGGCTTTACCTGCATGCGGGATAGATTGGGTCGCATCGGATGGCGATTTCGGCAACCCGGGCAATTGGAGCGACGGGAATCTTCCGACCTCCGGAACACCCGTGAACATTGCCAACTCCGGCACCGCCACCATTGAGCTGCCGGGTGCCTACACCATCGGTCCACTGATCTTGGGAAATCACGCGGGTGATGGCTCCATCCTCCACTCTGGAGGCGTGCTGACCACCGGTCGCATGATTATCGGCGGTGACGACAGTAGCAATGGCACAGGCAACGGGCACTACATAATCACCAATGGCACACTCAGATCCGCCGTGGACGATATCTGGATCGGTTCGAAAGGCGGCACGGGAACTTTGGAACTGTCCGGCAATGCCTTCGTGAGCAGCGCAGGCTGGGTGGTCGTCGGGCGGGATGGTGCGAGCGGCCACCTGAAGCTCTCGGGAACCTCCACACTCGAAGTGAAATCGGGAAACCTCCCGGTGGGCTGCAACTCGAACGGCTTCACCTCCACTCTCGATGTGGAAGACTCCGCCCGCATTGACGCCGCAGGTGAAATCTGGGTGGGCTGGATCGGGAACAACACCAACGAAGGCATCATGACCATGAAAGATCATGCCTCGGTTTCCACCCGCAATGGCTTCGTGCTGGGACGCGAGGGTGCCAAGGGCGCCGTCGATCTCTCTGGCCAATCCACCCTGAATGCGGGCGGCTATCTGGTCTGCGGCGCCAACCCCGGTGGCCACGGCGAACTCATCCTCCGGGACGAAGCCCACGTCCATGCCAACAAGCAAGTCTGGCTGGGATACCTCGGCGGAAGCGGAACGATCACCGTTGAGGGCGGATGCCTCTCCGCACACGCCTCCGTGGCCGACGACCCTAGCGGAGCAGGAATTGCCTTTCACAACAACGGCGCTCTCGTCCTAAACGGCGGCCAGGTTTCCACACCCGGCTTCATCAAGAAGACAGGCACCGCCTCGCTCACCTTCAATGGAGGAACCCTGCGCGCGACCGGCATCAACACCTCAGGCGGCTTTTTCGCGAACTTCGCAAACGAGGAACTCCGGATCGGTCACGACGGCCTTCTCTTCGACACCAAAGGCTTTGCGGTCGAAGTCCAGCAGTCCCTGACCGGCGATGGGCCTCTAACGAAGCAGGGCACCGGCTCTCTCTCGCTGAAGGGCTCCATCGGTCATTCGGGAAACACCGTGGTCGAAACCGGCACCCTGACACTCGAGCTACCCATCCTGAGCGATTCCCACTCCGTTTCTGTTTCCGGACCAAGCAGCCACCTCAAATTACCACACGGCCAAGTCGATCGGATTGCCCGCTTGATAATTGATGGCATCGTGCAACCGGCAGGCCTCTACAAGGCACCGGGAGCCTCAGGCCCGGGAACGGAAACCCCCGTGATCGAGGGCAGCGGCTCCCTGGAGGTCCGCTTCGGCCCCGGCCAAGTGATCTTCAGCGAATGGATCGCAGACCATCAGCCGGCTTACAGCTTCGAGGAGGATAGCGATGGCGATGGCCTCAAGAACGGCTTGGAGCACGTCTTCGGAAGCGATCCGAATAACTTCAACCCGGCTCCACGAATGATCACCCTGGCAACGGGGATCGCTATCCTTGAACACCCGCTAGCGGCCAGCCTCGCTGCCGATGTGAGCTATTCCCACGAGTGGAGCAAGGATCTCATCCATTGGCACCGTAGTGACGAGAGCGACACCGATGGCACGAGAGTGATCATCACTCCGATCACGTCAGGCTCTGGCATCCAAGCGCAATATCAACTCGTCTCAGGATCCGCCATGCAGCTCTTCGGCCGCGTCGTGGCCCATCAACTGACCACCCCTTGA